The window CAAATCAGTGATTGCGGTGAGAGCACATTCATCTCCCCTGGAAAAAACGTCAAAGGCTATCAGAGATCCCTTCTTTCATCTGATTTGGGATCAGAATCATATTCCTATATTCTTATATTTTCCTACAATATTCAATTTAGCACTATTACAAATTGGAGCTTTATTAGAATAAGTTATATTTATCTTGACTTACTACTATATAGCCACTATAACTTCCTCgcttgctgcttcctgctgtatCAGACAAGGTCATGTATGAAAGCAATGCGATCTTATATTTTGAGGTCAGGTTTATTGTTTCTCTGGTATTGTGAAAGCTGTCATGTTTCCTTTTACATTCATACTAATTCATGTGGGGCGgggaaaaaaagtcatttttatttttaagtgttGGTTTCACAAATATAACTTTCACATACAAATTAACATATGATTTAtagattttaattaaagatATCGTATAAAACTtcagcatctactgtaacacaaagcagctgtaacATAGTGGTCTCTTTGAAACTCAAAACAGCAAACAACGATACAATTAAAAGCTGCACTTACAACATCAAGTCAAATGCATAAATTTAAATATGGCTTtggtcttatttttattttgtagtatatGTTTATATTCCTTGTCCCAGTGGGAAGCACACAtactggacccagaggatgtcCCATTCTGCTGGTCCAAACTCAGGACGAGCTGTCTTTGCACTGACTCAGCACCTCCTGCATCTTCTTCTGGATGTCCTCCACCCTCTTGGCCCACTTCTCGCGCACCTCGTCTTCGTCGTCCTCTGTAACAGACGTGTAGGCCATCAGAGCGATGAGGCCCATGTGGAACAGGTGGGTGATGTGCGAGCAGCGGCGCTCCATGATGTCGCGGTCGCCGTCGCAGTGCTCCAGGTACACCGCCAGCAGGGGCCTCCCGAACAGCGTGTTGGTCCCCATCACGCCCCGGTAGTACACATCCAGGCTCATGTCGCTCTTGTCTCGCTCATAAATCTTCTCAAAAGTGCTCATGTACTTCTGAGTGTTGTGCGGGTCTTTCTTCACCTGAGCCACCatggtgttgaaggcagagTACTGGTGTTTGATGTACTCCTCATATTTGCCATAGGTTTCGTTCACCTCATCAATGCGGATCTGCCTCAGGCATTGATGGTTCTTCCGAGAGATGCTCTCCAGCTTGGAGTGGATTGCCTGGAAGTCCTTGTCCAGAGCGTGGCCCTCCTCGCTCGTTAAGCCTTTGCGAGCCACCCCAACCAGGGAGGAGACTATCCCAAAGATGGGATCGAtggaggaggcgaaggaggacACCTTCTCCACGGCACTCAGCACCTTCACCGCAGTTTTCTTGATCTGCTCTGCATCAGCCATCACTGCTGTGGCTTTAGGGTTCAGTCtggaggaaaataaaacaaagatgaaCTACACTGATAGTTGAGGAAAAATAAGTAATTGCTTAAAACATCATTCATTAAAGCCAAATTAAAATGATtcaatttgatttatttattttgattaattttaattttgatgaatgaatcattttgttCCAGTATAAATACAGTAGATTAGAATATTATGTTAAACCTATGGAACACTACCAGAAACTCGTTTCTTAGACCACAGACTCTTTCTCATAGTTTTGACATTAATCATCCATCTCAATGTTGTCCTGCTGGAAAAATAACTTTGGGACAACAGTGGGTGTGTCTTTGTTCGTAGTAACACAGGAAAGACTGGAAATAAGCAAGTGGGTACAGGTTCAGGCGCCTCAGCTGTCACCTGTGTCAGATTAAATAACCTACGGCTGCTATTTTATGCCTTTTAGTTTGAGCCCACTACAGTCTgtgttgtggtttgtttttcaTGCTCCTGTCTCCCATTTCCTgatccagacacacaaacgcatgtaTAAATCTACACGTATTCACCTCTCTCGGTTTAAACTCATGAATCAAAGCTGACGTAGGTGTCTCCCAAAGCCAAACACTTTCCATCCAGACGTTTCAACACGCAGAGATGCCTACTCACCGGTAATAAACGCTTTGCTGTCCCTCTGTCTACTGGagccgtctgactctgctgtccACCATTTTCATACAGTCAACACAAGGACTGCTGCTCCTGCCCAATAAGGGAGCAGACATGCGGAAGTGATTCTAGCTTGCTCTGTGCTGATTGGACGGGAGGAGTTCCTTTAGAGTCACTGCGGATTCAGGCCCCGCCCACAGAGTTTCAACACAAACTGAATGAGTgactgttatttttattatcttgtTGTAATGTATGTGttaaatatttgacattttctcAAACTGACAGCAGTTTGATGTTTAGTCACAGACATCAGCTGCTAGGCTTTTATTTGCTGAGGTTTAGAAACATACTGGATTTTGAATTTAATTGT is drawn from Betta splendens chromosome 11, fBetSpl5.4, whole genome shotgun sequence and contains these coding sequences:
- the rpz2 gene encoding rapunzel 2, with the translated sequence MADAEQIKKTAVKVLSAVEKVSSFASSIDPIFGIVSSLVGVARKGLTSEEGHALDKDFQAIHSKLESISRKNHQCLRQIRIDEVNETYGKYEEYIKHQYSAFNTMVAQVKKDPHNTQKYMSTFEKIYERDKSDMSLDVYYRGVMGTNTLFGRPLLAVYLEHCDGDRDIMERRCSHITHLFHMGLIALMAYTSVTEDDEDEVREKWAKRVEDIQKKMQEVLSQCKDSSS